The Streptomyces seoulensis genome contains a region encoding:
- the galK gene encoding galactokinase has protein sequence MGAQQVRERFTELYGAEPEGVWAAPGRVNLIGEHTDYNDGFVMPFALPHQVTAAVSRRTDGRLRLHSADVGGGVVELALDGLAPGTDQDWTAYPAGVVWALREAGHPVTGADIHLASTVPTGAGLSSSAALEVVVALALDDLFGLDLPRWKLARLCQRAENVYVGAPTGIMDQTASACCEEGHALFLDTRDLSQRQIPFDLAAEGLRLLVVDTQVKHAHSGGEYGKRRAGCEKGAALLGVDALRDVAYDGLDAALEELGDESEVRRLVRHIVTENRRVERVVELLTSGDVRAIGPVLTAGHASLRDDFRISCPELDLVVDTALAAGALGARMTGGGFGGSAIALAEASAVDTLTKAVEEAFAAAGYTAPRVFEAVPSPGARRLR, from the coding sequence GTGGGGGCACAGCAGGTCCGGGAACGCTTCACCGAGCTGTACGGAGCGGAGCCGGAAGGGGTGTGGGCGGCGCCCGGCCGGGTCAACCTGATCGGCGAACACACCGACTACAACGACGGCTTCGTCATGCCGTTCGCACTGCCGCACCAGGTCACCGCCGCCGTCTCCCGCCGCACCGACGGCCGGCTGCGGCTGCACTCGGCGGACGTCGGGGGCGGTGTCGTCGAACTCGCCCTGGACGGCCTCGCACCCGGCACCGACCAGGACTGGACGGCGTACCCGGCCGGTGTGGTCTGGGCGCTGCGCGAGGCCGGGCACCCGGTGACCGGCGCCGACATCCATCTCGCCTCCACCGTGCCGACCGGCGCGGGCCTGTCGTCCTCGGCCGCGCTGGAGGTCGTCGTCGCGCTCGCGCTGGACGACCTGTTCGGCCTGGACCTGCCGCGCTGGAAGCTGGCCCGGCTGTGCCAGCGCGCGGAGAACGTCTACGTCGGCGCCCCCACCGGCATCATGGACCAGACCGCGTCGGCCTGCTGCGAGGAGGGCCACGCCCTCTTCCTCGACACCCGCGACCTGTCCCAGCGGCAGATCCCCTTCGACCTGGCGGCAGAGGGGCTGCGGCTGCTGGTGGTCGACACCCAGGTCAAGCACGCCCACAGCGGCGGCGAGTACGGCAAGCGCCGGGCCGGCTGCGAGAAGGGCGCCGCCCTGCTCGGCGTCGATGCGCTGCGCGACGTGGCGTACGACGGGCTGGACGCGGCGCTGGAGGAGCTTGGGGATGAGAGTGAGGTGCGCCGGCTGGTGCGGCACATCGTCACCGAGAACCGTCGCGTCGAGCGGGTGGTGGAGTTGCTGACCTCGGGCGACGTCCGTGCCATCGGCCCGGTCCTTACCGCGGGCCACGCCTCGCTGCGCGACGACTTCCGCATCTCCTGCCCGGAGCTGGACCTCGTGGTCGACACCGCGCTGGCCGCGGGCGCGCTCGGTGCCCGGATGACCGGCGGCGGGTTCGGCGGCTCCGCGATCGCGCTGGCCGAGGCGTCCGCGGTGGACACCCTCACCAAGGCGGTCGAGGAGGCGTTCGCGGCGGCCGGGTACACCGCCCCGCGCGTCTTCGAGGCGGTGCCCTCGCCGGGCGCCCGGCGCCTTCGCTGA
- a CDS encoding GNAT family N-acetyltransferase, with product MVCRMFRIETEVDKDRRDLLRARLRETDMAASPVLAAMRGTPRERDVPLHVWALDTAGGLTGGLVGHTWAGWLHVTYLWVDDRHRGAGIGTRLLKEAERVAHADRGCARARVETWDFQAPRFYRAQGYDVVSVIPDYPPGITEFTLTKRLR from the coding sequence ATGGTGTGCCGCATGTTTCGGATCGAGACGGAAGTGGACAAGGACCGACGAGATCTGCTGCGTGCCAGGCTGCGGGAGACCGACATGGCGGCCTCCCCGGTGCTGGCCGCGATGCGGGGCACGCCCCGCGAGCGGGACGTGCCGCTGCACGTGTGGGCGCTGGACACGGCGGGCGGCCTGACCGGTGGGCTGGTCGGCCACACCTGGGCCGGCTGGCTGCACGTCACCTATCTGTGGGTCGACGACCGCCACCGGGGCGCCGGGATCGGGACCCGGCTGCTGAAGGAGGCGGAGCGGGTGGCGCACGCCGACCGGGGCTGCGCGCGGGCCCGCGTGGAGACCTGGGACTTCCAGGCCCCGCGCTTCTACCGGGCCCAGGGGTACGACGTGGTGTCCGTGATCCCCGACTATCCGCCGGGGATCACGGAGTTCACCCTGACCAAGCGGCTCCGCTGA
- a CDS encoding LuxR C-terminal-related transcriptional regulator, translating into MVRIRVLVVDDHRIFAESLAAALAAEPDVDVSAAGSGPAALRCIERAATEGRRYDVLLVDADLGRVLPGGRAAVPVQAGDAEGLVDGISLVAGVRSAQSGVRTVVLAEKDDAHRAALALQAGASGWVAKDCSLSRLLTVIRGVLRDETHLPAALLTGVLKELTAARKHRSESERLVQSLTPREREVLRCMVAGLGRKAVAERLFLSPHTVRTHMQNVLGKLGVHSTLAAVALARRAGVGPVDLAGDVVERGGQLA; encoded by the coding sequence GTGGTTCGCATCCGAGTGCTGGTCGTGGACGACCATCGCATCTTCGCCGAGTCCCTGGCGGCGGCGCTCGCCGCCGAGCCCGATGTGGACGTGTCCGCCGCGGGCAGCGGCCCGGCCGCGCTGCGCTGCATCGAGCGCGCCGCCACCGAGGGCCGCCGCTACGACGTTCTGCTGGTCGACGCCGACCTCGGCCGGGTGCTGCCCGGCGGCCGGGCGGCCGTACCGGTGCAGGCGGGTGACGCGGAGGGGCTGGTCGACGGGATCTCGCTGGTCGCCGGGGTGCGTTCGGCGCAGTCCGGGGTGCGCACGGTGGTCCTCGCGGAGAAGGACGACGCCCACCGGGCCGCCCTCGCGCTCCAGGCCGGCGCCTCGGGCTGGGTCGCCAAGGACTGCTCGCTGTCCCGGCTGCTCACCGTGATCCGGGGGGTGCTGCGGGACGAGACGCATCTGCCGGCCGCGCTGCTCACCGGCGTGCTCAAGGAGCTGACGGCGGCGCGCAAGCACCGCAGCGAGAGCGAGCGGCTGGTGCAGTCGCTGACCCCGCGCGAGCGGGAGGTGCTGCGCTGCATGGTCGCCGGGCTCGGGCGCAAGGCGGTCGCGGAGCGGCTGTTCCTCTCCCCGCACACCGTGCGCACCCATATGCAGAACGTCCTCGGCAAGCTCGGCGTGCACTCCACGCTGGCCGCCGTGGCGCTGGCCCGCCGGGCCGGGGTGGGCCCGGTCGACCTAGCCGGGGACGTTGTCGAACGGGGCGGTCAACTGGCGTAG
- a CDS encoding MarR family winged helix-turn-helix transcriptional regulator, with the protein MEDEVDRLVAAWRRERPDLDVEPLEVLSRVSRLARHLDRARRLAFAEHQLEPWEFDVLTALRRAGTPYQLSPGQLLTQTLVTSGTMTNRIDRLAKKGLVERLPDPSDRRGVLVRLTVTGRDRADEALAGLLAQERAILGELSRTQRGELAGLLRQLTAPFDNVPG; encoded by the coding sequence ATGGAGGACGAGGTCGATCGGCTGGTCGCAGCATGGCGCCGGGAGCGCCCGGACCTCGACGTGGAACCACTGGAAGTGCTGAGCCGGGTGAGCAGGCTGGCCCGGCACCTGGACCGCGCGCGCCGGCTCGCCTTCGCCGAGCACCAGTTGGAGCCCTGGGAGTTCGACGTGCTGACCGCGCTGCGCCGCGCCGGCACCCCGTACCAGCTCTCCCCCGGCCAACTGCTCACCCAGACCCTCGTCACCTCGGGCACGATGACCAACCGGATCGACCGGCTCGCCAAGAAGGGCCTGGTGGAGCGGCTGCCCGACCCGAGTGACCGGCGCGGCGTGCTGGTGCGGCTGACGGTCACCGGCCGGGACCGCGCCGACGAGGCACTGGCGGGCCTGCTGGCCCAGGAGCGGGCCATCCTCGGCGAGCTGTCCCGCACCCAGCGCGGCGAACTCGCCGGGCTGCTACGCCAGTTGACCGCCCCGTTCGACAACGTCCCCGGCTAG
- a CDS encoding trans-aconitate 2-methyltransferase — MTTPAWDPAQYLRHSGHRLRPFTDLLARVPALPAERPRIADLGCGPGNATALLAERWPAARITGYDNSPEMLERARAGYEGDRLDFAFADARTWTPGEPHDLILTNATLQWVPGHLDRFADWTAALKPGGAFALQVPDNTDAPLHALMRELAATPRWASRLADILRAPDSVHTPGAYLDRLARLGLATDVWQTTYQHVLTGEDPVLDWVKGTGLRPALTALADDPEARDAFVTEYRDLLRKAYPTTPYGTVLPFRRLFAVAVKGA, encoded by the coding sequence ATGACGACACCCGCCTGGGACCCCGCCCAGTACCTCCGTCACTCCGGCCACCGGCTGCGCCCGTTCACGGACCTGCTGGCCCGCGTCCCCGCCCTGCCCGCCGAGCGGCCCCGGATCGCCGACCTCGGCTGCGGCCCGGGCAACGCCACCGCCCTGCTCGCCGAACGCTGGCCCGCCGCGCGGATCACCGGCTACGACAACTCGCCCGAGATGCTGGAGCGCGCCCGCGCCGGGTATGAAGGGGACCGACTGGACTTCGCCTTCGCCGACGCCCGCACCTGGACGCCCGGGGAACCGCACGACCTGATCCTCACCAACGCCACCCTCCAGTGGGTGCCGGGCCATCTCGACCGGTTCGCGGACTGGACCGCCGCGCTGAAGCCGGGCGGCGCCTTCGCCCTCCAGGTGCCGGACAACACCGACGCCCCGCTGCACGCCCTGATGCGCGAACTGGCCGCCACGCCCCGCTGGGCCTCCCGGCTGGCCGACATCCTGCGCGCCCCCGACTCCGTCCACACCCCCGGCGCCTACCTGGACCGCCTGGCCCGCCTCGGCCTGGCCACCGACGTCTGGCAGACCACGTACCAGCACGTCCTGACCGGCGAGGATCCCGTCCTCGACTGGGTCAAGGGCACCGGCCTCCGCCCCGCCCTGACCGCCCTCGCGGACGACCCCGAGGCCAGGGACGCCTTCGTCACCGAATACCGCGACCTGCTCCGCAAGGCGTACCCGACAACCCCCTACGGCACGGTCCTCCCCTTCCGCCGCCTGTTCGCGGTGGCGGTCAAGGGGGCCTGA
- a CDS encoding VOC family protein, translated as MLLAIDHVQLAAPPGTQDALRAFYGGVLGMTEVPEPPALAARGGCWFRAGGVRLHLGVETGFRPARKAHPGLLVTDIDACAARLAAHGAPVEWDGGLPGHRRFHSEDPVGNRLEFLAPDA; from the coding sequence GTGCTGCTCGCGATCGACCACGTCCAGCTCGCGGCGCCGCCCGGCACGCAGGACGCGCTGCGCGCCTTCTACGGCGGGGTGCTCGGCATGACCGAGGTGCCCGAGCCGCCGGCCCTGGCCGCGCGCGGCGGCTGCTGGTTCCGGGCGGGCGGGGTCCGGCTCCACCTGGGTGTCGAGACCGGCTTCCGCCCCGCGCGCAAAGCGCACCCCGGACTGCTGGTCACGGACATCGACGCCTGCGCCGCCCGGCTGGCCGCGCACGGCGCGCCGGTTGAATGGGACGGCGGGCTCCCCGGCCACCGCCGCTTCCACTCCGAGGACCCGGTCGGCAACCGCCTGGAGTTCCTGGCGCCGGACGCCTAG
- a CDS encoding TetR/AcrR family transcriptional regulator: protein MIDGVATDSSSTSSNDKTRRTRRTRMTGAERRQQLLEIGRTLFAAKGFEGTSVEEIAAKAGVSKPVVYEHFGGKEGLYAVVVDREMRCLLDMVTGSLTAGHPRELCEQAAFALLDYIEEYTDGFRILVRDSPIPQSTGSFASLISDIATQVEDILGREFKSRGFDSKLAPLYAQALVGMVALTGQWWLDVRRPKKAEVAAHLVNLAWHGLDGLEQKPRLIGHRKN from the coding sequence ATGATTGACGGCGTGGCCACCGACTCCAGCAGCACCTCGAGCAACGACAAGACGCGGCGGACCCGCCGGACCCGTATGACCGGTGCGGAGCGCCGCCAGCAGTTGCTGGAGATCGGCCGGACCCTGTTCGCGGCGAAGGGCTTCGAGGGCACGTCGGTGGAGGAGATCGCGGCCAAGGCCGGGGTCTCCAAGCCGGTGGTGTACGAGCACTTCGGCGGCAAGGAGGGGCTGTACGCGGTCGTGGTGGACCGGGAGATGCGGTGCCTGCTGGACATGGTCACCGGCTCGCTGACCGCCGGCCATCCCCGTGAGCTGTGCGAGCAGGCCGCGTTCGCACTGCTGGACTACATCGAGGAGTACACGGACGGTTTCCGCATCCTCGTCCGCGACTCCCCCATCCCGCAGTCCACCGGTTCCTTCGCCTCGCTTATCTCCGACATCGCCACCCAGGTGGAGGACATCCTGGGCCGCGAGTTCAAGAGCCGCGGCTTCGACTCCAAGCTCGCCCCGCTCTACGCCCAGGCCCTGGTCGGCATGGTCGCCCTGACCGGCCAGTGGTGGCTGGACGTCCGTCGCCCCAAGAAGGCCGAGGTGGCCGCCCACCTGGTCAACCTCGCCTGGCACGGCCTGGACGGCCTGGAACAGAAGCCCCGGCTGATAGGGCACCGCAAGAACTAG